TCTACTCAATATCATTGGCATACGAAGCATGTCTCGCGCTATCATGGCTATGATGTCACTCGACACGTACTCGCAGATGTTTAAAGCACGGTGATGAGGGATCGTATAAAGCTGGAGCCGAAGCCTTGCTCAGACGGTCAGGTCTAGGTATAATTGGATCAGAAAGCCTGAACTAGCGTAGGCTACAAGCATATATGCACATAAATGATTCTGGTATTTATATAATTACTGTCCCATTTTTCCTTAACCAAGGAAAGATGTGTAAAAAAAGTCCACTCCTCCTCCTTGAACTCTGGGGAAAGTTCACTTTTATTCCCAAAAAATACTTTTAGTATAGAACGGAACTTAAACTCTCAGAATAGTTTATTTTCACACCTTTTCAGCCGAGTTGAGCAAATCGCTGCCGTGGAAAGAAGAAACAGTGACCCAATCAAATTGGTTTAGACTTTAGAACCAGACCAAACGCAAGCTAGCTTAGATGTCGAAGTTAATGTcagaatgcaaaaaaaaaaacccaGTGAAACCCTTGGATCCTTGAACTAGTCTCTCGCTTGATTTCTCTCTCTTCCAATTCACTTAAAGCATTGCATCATAAAGGCCCGCTTGCTTGCCTATAGCATCACGCCGCCTCTCTATCCTTACACTGTTGCCTTGAGTTTTTGGTCACCCATGGCAGATATTTGACTAGCTTTATTTGACTAGATATTTGACTAGCTCAACTGGGATAAAAAACTAAAAGTGAATGATTCTTAGAGTTCAAGGTTCATTTTGAACCAAATGGAAGTTCTAGGACCAAAAGTGAACTTTCACTAGAGTTCAAGAACCAAAAAGTGAACTTTCTTCTATTAAGAACAAGGTATAATTAAGCATTATGCTAACACATGTTGAATTTTCATATTTTGTTTAAACATATTTTTGTATTGTATCTTATTTCTACTACATTTTGTATTGTGTACTATCACATGTCTCTACTTCAACTCTGTACTTCATCACATGTTTTTGGTGCACTTTTACTACTACGCCATGCATGCATCTTGGTAAGCCCATGCATGTCTCTACAGTGCGCATGCATGTAGATAAATTATAAGGAGCGGACGTTCGGATTTCAGAACATGGAGAGAACGAGTTTTGCAAGCAACGGTGGATGACAACTTCCGGGAGTTCACATTACCACGTGGCGACTCCTGACTGGTCCCCTTTTAGAAGAGAGAACGATTAGATTTTAAAACATGTATCAAACAAGTTGCCAACCGTTGAATTTTGGTTGCGACGGTGGATGGCAGCTGCCAGAATCTCATATTGCCATGCTGCAACACCTGACTGGTCCGCTCCACGAAAAGTTCACTCAATGTTGGTGTACCTATTCtacttttttttttcaaattagtTGGAAGAGTTAGTTTCGCGCACCACCTTTCAAGTTGTTGATACATAGGTTCTAGTTGGTGTCAATGTGAACTCTTATTGCCAATAATGTAAAAGTATAAACGATGACTCACATGACATGGCATAACCATATATCCGAGGGCATCCGCAATGCATGAAAACCCTGTTCATAGGGAACCTTAAACATCGATCTTATACATATAGAGGAACTTAAGGTTGACCTTAATCTTATGAATGCACAAAAGTAATAAGGAAATCATGATTAACACGATTCTCTCCTTGGAGATAATGTCAACAAATCACGTTGGGTCCTAACAGATAGCATTTGAACAAGTTATTGGGGTCCCAACTTGTAGCAAAAGACGACCTTAAATATTAAAAACGCCTTAACTATTTGTAACTAATTTTGTGAATATTTGTTAGAATTCACATTTAGGGCGCTTTCGTAAGACGCGGCCGGGCTACAAATAGTAACTTCCACGTGTTAGTAAAGCATATGAATCATATTGAAATCCTATGGTATTAAGTTTGCTAGATTCTGTTGGTCTTCTACGCTAACTAGCTTAGACGTAGTGGTCATGAATGACAAGAACCTAATGATAAAGCCGCTAATTCAAATATAAGTGAAGTACAAACTACTCTTGCATGCTGACAGCCAATAATAATCACAGTATGAAACTGATAACTTCTGACAATGCATGTTTTAATTAGGCAACCCAAACATGTTAAAACAACATCTCAAACTCACACGCTAAATCAGAAAAGCCCACATCCATGGGTATGCAACTATGCATGCAGGATGGCGTATATGCACAAGAATAACAAAGTCAACAACTAATTAAGCTTTCCCTTGCGGACGCAACGGGAATAACTCCAGGGTGACATCATCGTCGGTGCGGTGGACGGCCACCTCTGTCGTCGCCGCATCACCTTGCACGTCACCCCACGAGGTGCGCCGCCGCTTGCAGCTCGTCATGTCGTCACATGCTTCCTTGGTTACCTTAGTCGTGATTTCCGGCAGGGAGGGGGAGTCGAGGGTGCTGAGGGTGAGGAGTGCGGCGCGCTTCTGCTTCTGGCGTTCCCTGGCCTTGTGGTTCTGGAACCAGTAGAAGACGTTCTTCCCCTCGATCCGGCCGTGCTTCCCGAGCTCCTCCGTGATGCGCTCGATCTGGGCCGCGTTCGGCGTGCGCATCCCGCCGCGGTACAGCGCCTCCAGCACCTTGATCTGCTCCGCCGACGGGTTCCACCTCGTCGTCCCACCCACCGGCACTTGCACCTGCATATTTTGCATGATTAGTTCAAATAGCATTTCACGCGGCTAGCTAGCTACTCCATCACTGCTTTAGTAGAACTATAGTTAGGTGCGTACGGTATGATTTCTGACGGTGCAGCTGAGCAGCTTGGTGGCATTTCTGACCCGGCCGAAGACGTCGGCTGTCGGCGGGGCGATCATCGTCTTCGGCTGATCCGGGAGCGAGATCTTGGGCGCAAGCGGGCGGAGGCATCGGAAGGCGAAAGGGAGCAATGTCGAGGAAGGGCAGGGAGGGGAGGTGGATGGAGCTGTTGGAGACGAAGAGGCCGAGGCCGCTTTGTCCAGGTAGGCCACATGCAAATGGTGAACCCTCATGTTGGAGTATAGTTTAGTCCAAAGTTCGTACTGGAAATGGATCGAAGATTTGCTTGGGCTAGGGCTACGCACAGAGATCTAACAACGTCCTCGCGTTGTTATATATGGGGAGACCGGACAGGCCGGAGCCGGTAAAGGTGGCCAGGGTTTGAGTGCTTGTGTGAGATCGAGGCAACAGTCGAAAGGCGGCGCTTTTCATGGGGAGCGCGACAGGGAATGTGGAGATTGGTGATGAAAGGCGTCAGCATTCGTAATCATCAGAGACACGGAATGCAGGCGCTGTAAAAAAGGTGAAACTCTCGGATGGAGCTCTCTTTTCACCTTTCTTGTCGAAATCCATCGCGACCGATTGACAAGGAATATATGAGGGAAAACGCTTGCTATCATCCGGGGGATCGCGCGCTCGCGTCCCCCGGCTCCTCCGCGTGACACGCGTCCGTACGCGTGGCTTGCCTCCGTGTGCGTGAGAACGACTCTGCCTTATCTTCTActgtcctcctcctccactcattTTTCTTTttgccttctctctcccgaagccCACCTCTCAGTTCCCAGTATCGCACCGCCGCTCCTCCCTGCCTGCATATGCCCTGCCACCGGTGCCCACACTCTCCGCCTTGCCCCGTCCCCGCCTCATgtcatgcttgctcctcccggaaCCCCGCGCTCGTATCTCGCTGCTCCTCACCTCGGTCCGCTCTCAAGCGGGGAGGCGGCCACGATTGTGGTGGTACGAGGACGGCGGAGCTCCTTCAAGGAGCGACTGCCGCTGGCCGCGAAGCTGCAGAAAGGGTCGCCGAAGCTGCCTTTTGTTGCTGCAATGGAACAGCGTCACTGCTACCTCCGTGAGGACGCCTTGCTCCCATGGTGGTAGGGGGTTGCTGCCAGCGGCGGCCAGCCTTCCAGGGGACGGCCGGCGTTGCTACAAGGAGCGTCCGGCGTTGCTCCAAAGGGTGTCCGGCCTTGCTACGGGCGGCGTCCGACCTTGCTACAAGAGATGACCGTCGTTGCTACAGTCGGTCGGCGGCGCTGCTGCTACAGTCGCTAGCCGGCGCTGCTACGGTCGGCCGGCAGCGCTGCTGCTGCAGTCCGCCGGcggcgctgctgctgctgcagtcCGCCGGCGGCGCTGCTGCTACAATCGCTAGCCGGCGCTGCTACCGTCGGCCGGCGGCGCTGCTGCTACAATAGCCAACCGGCGCTGCTACAGGCTGTTGGTGGCGCTGCTACGCCCGCCCGTCGGGGCTGCTACAATTGCCAGGCAGCTGGCGACCGGAGACAAAGTGCAGACTTCCGGCGCTGCAAAGCTGCTTGCTAGGAG
This region of Lolium perenne isolate Kyuss_39 chromosome 2, Kyuss_2.0, whole genome shotgun sequence genomic DNA includes:
- the LOC127330811 gene encoding WUSCHEL-related homeobox 4, giving the protein MRVHHLHVAYLDKAASASSSPTAPSTSPPCPSSTLLPFAFRCLRPLAPKISLPDQPKTMIAPPTADVFGRVRNATKLLSCTVRNHTVQVPVGGTTRWNPSAEQIKVLEALYRGGMRTPNAAQIERITEELGKHGRIEGKNVFYWFQNHKARERQKQKRAALLTLSTLDSPSLPEITTKVTKEACDDMTSCKRRRTSWGDVQGDAATTEVAVHRTDDDVTLELFPLRPQGKA